In Parasegetibacter sp. NRK P23, a single genomic region encodes these proteins:
- a CDS encoding SusC/RagA family TonB-linked outer membrane protein gives MNHPFRHGIVLKFCFVLFLAVVLGPVAALAQVPATTMRVVPKIIGKVFDEEKRPLANVSVLLKGNKRIGAATNNQGDFVFTPDKMDGVLLFSHTGFTTKEIELKPDMKLPLVVVLEKKEEEIEEVVVTGYANRSKSSFTGAAVSYSSEDLKRVGNRNVLQSLQNLDPAFVITENLSLGSNPNALPDIQLRGKSGLDDVRGEYAGNPNEPLFVLDGFEASLQKIYDLDMNRVASITLLKDAAAKAIYGAKAANGVVVIETLRPKEGEMRVSYNGNFNVEVPDLNSYHLTNAREKLQVEKNAGRYTSTQPFVQQFLNEQYNGILKNVEEGVNTYWMSKPLRVGLGNKHTLFLEGGSSSMRYGIDLTYNNVVGVMKESNRENVGGTINLSYRNGKVNFRNILNVTFNKSNNSPYGNFSEYTALNPYFRPVDEFGNTQKLLGSFQSSASATPLYYFNPLYNAQLETKNFSKYNEITENFYAEYQPVKNLRLTARVGFTYNGNASEVFLPGDHTSFALWTGESFYNRGSYRMSDGESTSLSSDLYANWTKTAGKHVFFVNGGFNLAAFKNESHGMTAWGFLNNRVDFITFAKQYEENGVPFGAESNKREVGIISFGNYAYDNRFLADFSLRRNASSVFGANSRWGDFWSVGLGWNLHNEEMFRNYKSINNLKIRGSVGSTGSQNFSPYQAMATYNFFTSSTYDNIPGAYLFALANDNLKWQETMDYNAGVDMKLFNKLNLRFDYFLSNTNSLLVDFTLPTSTGFSSFKENLGSLQTKGFEGTVSYMVYSNPKKQSFVTVNASFAKNSNKITKISDALRAQNKEQDESTTNLNAPKTRYEEGQSISSIWAVPSLGIDPATGSEMFLSKDGKTTYVWNADDQVVAGVTDPKLRGNFGMSMEYKGWGLSASMRYTLDAGFYNSTLVNRVENVNVANNVDTRVLNNTWQNPGDVTYFKRISSTPTVTRPTTRFYETKSDLTFSSLNAYYDFKWRNIKKYGIQNLKLGFYMSEVFVASNVRTERGTDYPFARTFSFSIQTTF, from the coding sequence ATGAATCATCCGTTCCGTCATGGAATAGTGCTGAAGTTTTGTTTTGTGCTGTTCCTGGCCGTTGTACTCGGACCTGTTGCCGCGTTGGCGCAGGTGCCGGCCACTACCATGAGGGTGGTGCCAAAAATCATCGGTAAAGTATTTGATGAGGAAAAACGCCCGTTGGCCAATGTGTCTGTTTTGTTGAAAGGAAACAAGCGCATAGGCGCCGCTACCAATAACCAGGGCGATTTTGTATTCACCCCCGATAAGATGGATGGGGTGTTGTTGTTCAGTCATACCGGGTTCACAACAAAGGAAATTGAGTTGAAGCCTGATATGAAACTGCCGTTGGTGGTGGTGTTGGAGAAAAAAGAGGAAGAGATTGAAGAAGTGGTGGTAACGGGCTACGCCAACAGGTCGAAGAGCAGTTTTACCGGCGCTGCCGTGAGTTATTCTTCCGAAGACTTGAAACGCGTGGGCAACCGCAACGTGTTGCAAAGCTTGCAGAACCTGGACCCGGCATTCGTGATCACCGAGAACCTGAGCCTGGGCTCCAACCCGAATGCGCTGCCCGATATTCAGTTGCGTGGAAAATCCGGTCTCGATGATGTGCGTGGGGAATACGCGGGTAATCCCAACGAACCTTTGTTTGTTCTCGATGGATTCGAGGCCAGTTTACAGAAGATCTACGACCTTGATATGAACCGTGTTGCCTCCATCACGTTGTTGAAGGATGCCGCAGCCAAAGCTATTTATGGCGCCAAAGCCGCTAATGGCGTGGTGGTAATTGAAACGCTCCGGCCCAAAGAAGGAGAGATGCGCGTTTCTTACAACGGCAATTTTAACGTGGAAGTGCCCGACCTGAATTCCTACCACCTTACCAATGCACGCGAGAAATTACAGGTGGAGAAAAACGCCGGACGCTACACGTCAACGCAGCCCTTCGTGCAACAATTCCTGAATGAGCAATACAATGGTATTCTGAAAAATGTGGAAGAGGGCGTGAACACGTATTGGATGTCGAAGCCTTTGCGTGTGGGCCTCGGCAATAAGCATACGCTTTTTCTGGAAGGGGGTTCTTCATCCATGCGTTACGGCATCGACCTTACTTACAACAATGTGGTGGGCGTGATGAAGGAATCGAACCGGGAAAACGTGGGCGGAACCATCAACCTTTCTTACAGGAATGGGAAGGTGAATTTCAGGAATATTCTTAATGTGACTTTTAATAAATCGAACAATTCGCCGTACGGGAATTTCTCGGAATACACCGCGCTCAATCCTTATTTCAGGCCGGTAGACGAATTTGGAAACACGCAGAAGCTGCTTGGTTCTTTCCAGTCATCCGCTTCCGCCACGCCGTTGTATTATTTCAACCCCCTGTACAACGCGCAACTGGAAACGAAGAATTTCTCCAAATACAACGAGATTACGGAGAATTTCTACGCGGAATACCAACCCGTGAAAAACCTCCGGCTTACCGCCAGGGTTGGGTTCACGTACAATGGTAACGCTTCGGAAGTGTTCCTTCCCGGAGACCATACCAGTTTTGCGTTATGGACCGGGGAGTCCTTTTATAATCGCGGTTCCTATCGCATGAGTGATGGTGAAAGCACTTCGCTGAGTTCCGATCTTTATGCCAACTGGACAAAAACCGCGGGCAAGCACGTGTTCTTCGTGAACGGTGGCTTCAACCTGGCGGCGTTCAAAAATGAAAGTCATGGCATGACGGCCTGGGGCTTCCTCAACAACCGCGTAGACTTCATCACTTTCGCGAAGCAATACGAAGAGAACGGCGTTCCCTTCGGTGCCGAATCCAATAAACGCGAAGTGGGCATCATCAGTTTCGGTAACTACGCTTACGACAACCGGTTCCTGGCCGATTTCAGCTTACGCAGGAACGCCTCCTCTGTATTTGGCGCCAACAGCCGCTGGGGCGATTTCTGGTCTGTGGGGCTGGGCTGGAACCTGCACAACGAAGAAATGTTCCGCAATTACAAAAGCATCAATAACCTCAAAATCAGGGGATCGGTAGGTTCAACGGGGAGCCAGAACTTCAGTCCTTACCAGGCCATGGCCACCTACAATTTCTTCACCAGCAGCACCTACGATAATATTCCTGGCGCATACCTGTTCGCGTTGGCCAACGATAACCTGAAATGGCAGGAAACAATGGATTACAATGCGGGGGTGGATATGAAACTGTTCAACAAACTCAACCTCCGGTTCGATTATTTCCTCAGCAACACGAACAGCCTGCTCGTTGATTTTACACTGCCTACTTCCACGGGTTTCAGTTCTTTCAAAGAAAACCTCGGTTCCCTCCAGACCAAAGGTTTTGAAGGCACGGTAAGTTATATGGTGTACTCCAACCCCAAGAAGCAGTCCTTCGTAACCGTGAATGCTTCATTCGCGAAGAACAGCAATAAAATCACGAAAATATCCGATGCGCTCCGGGCGCAGAACAAGGAACAGGATGAAAGCACCACCAACCTGAACGCGCCAAAAACGCGGTACGAAGAGGGGCAGTCTATCAGTTCCATCTGGGCCGTTCCTTCCCTCGGCATCGACCCCGCCACCGGTTCGGAAATGTTCCTTTCCAAAGATGGAAAAACAACTTATGTGTGGAACGCCGACGACCAGGTGGTGGCCGGTGTAACCGATCCGAAACTGCGGGGCAACTTCGGCATGAGTATGGAATACAAAGGCTGGGGGCTGTCGGCTTCCATGCGTTATACCCTGGATGCGGGTTTCTACAACAGTACCCTGGTGAACAGGGTGGAGAATGTGAACGTGGCCAATAATGTTGACACCAGGGTGCTGAACAATACCTGGCAGAACCCCGGAGATGTAACCTACTTCAAAAGAATATCCAGCACTCCTACGGTAACCAGGCCTACCACAAGGTTCTACGAAACCAAATCCGATCTTACTTTTTCCTCCCTGAACGCGTATTACGATTTTAAATGGAGGAACATTAAGAAATACGGTATCCAGAACCTGAAACTGGGGTTCTATATGTCGGAAGTATTCGTGGCTTCCAATGTAAGAACGGAGCGTGGAACAGATTATCCTTTCGCCCGCACTTTTTCTTTCTCCATTCAAACCACTTTTTAA
- a CDS encoding carboxypeptidase-like regulatory domain-containing protein, producing MSNKFFLLLLLSFACCRNNAVIAQAQPANLPPIQYQSISYANLLDSLQQKSGHRFYYNIAQLDTAKISFHFTGGSLQQALEQLFRNNNVGFSIDQQQNVFITKGLSITTRLPDDFYSAETKKKTVPVVYTQAATPEKNTEPYTVGEPGNSTADRFTVSGYIRDMKTGEPIIGAALLVENARINTVSDQSGYFSLMVPKGTNKLNVQSMGMEDANMELLVQGNGLLNINMQTRVATLKNVVISAQKSTNLRSTQLGVQKIDIKTIKQVPVVFGEADVLRVLLTTPGVKTVGEASTGLNVRGGAADQNLILFNESNIYNPSHFFGMFSAFNPEVVKDVELFKGSIPARYGGRLSSVVHINGREGNKKEFSGSAGIGLLTSRALIEGPVVKDKASFILAGRTTYAGWLLKRLPSEYRNSEASFYDVNAIYHHELNKNNTLHLSAYTSRDLFNLNSDTFYHYKNRNISVKWKHVFNSRFHTAFTAGHDQYAYNIYSEQNPVNAYDLSFSITQSYFKAHFNYLLNNKHTLEFGLNTTRHSLHSGDYQPLGKQSLVTPVVMPAEQAMESALYLSDQYKVSANFSVEAGLRYSLYNYLGPFTVNNYAPGVPRREDNILGTTTYGKGKNIQTYQGPELRIGLRQIITPTLSLKAGYNSLRQYIHMLSNTAAMAPTDIWKLSDPNIKPQFGDQVSFGIYKNMKNNTIELSVEGYYKRIKNYLDFKSGAVLVLNPHVETDVIGTRGKAYGAEFLLKKTTGKFNGWISYTYSRILLKADDASTGESINNGNYYPANYDKPHDATFIGNYRISHRFSVSFNATYSTGRPITLPIGKFFYADGMRTLYGDRNSHRIPDYFRTDLSLNIEGNHKVKQKTHNSWTIGAYNLTGRRNPYSVYYVSDNGVINGYKLSIFGSIIPFVNFNIKF from the coding sequence GTGAGCAATAAGTTCTTTCTACTTTTACTACTCTCCTTTGCCTGTTGCCGGAACAACGCGGTCATAGCGCAGGCGCAGCCAGCAAATTTACCGCCGATACAGTACCAATCGATCAGTTACGCAAACCTGCTGGATTCCCTTCAACAAAAATCCGGGCACAGGTTCTATTACAATATCGCGCAACTGGATACCGCAAAAATCAGCTTTCATTTTACGGGCGGTTCTCTTCAGCAAGCGCTGGAACAACTGTTCAGGAACAACAATGTGGGTTTCTCCATAGACCAACAACAAAACGTCTTCATTACGAAAGGCCTGTCCATCACCACCAGGCTACCGGATGATTTCTACAGCGCGGAAACAAAGAAAAAAACGGTACCCGTCGTGTATACACAAGCCGCCACACCTGAAAAAAATACAGAACCTTATACGGTGGGCGAGCCTGGAAACAGCACCGCAGACCGCTTTACCGTATCCGGGTATATCCGTGATATGAAAACGGGCGAACCTATTATAGGCGCGGCGTTGCTGGTGGAAAACGCGCGCATCAATACTGTTTCCGACCAGTCCGGTTATTTCAGCCTGATGGTACCGAAAGGCACCAACAAACTGAATGTACAAAGTATGGGCATGGAAGACGCGAACATGGAATTGCTGGTGCAGGGGAACGGGCTGCTCAACATCAACATGCAAACCAGGGTAGCCACTTTGAAGAACGTGGTCATCTCCGCGCAGAAGTCTACCAACCTCCGGAGTACGCAACTGGGCGTACAAAAAATAGACATTAAAACCATCAAGCAGGTACCCGTTGTTTTTGGAGAAGCCGATGTATTGCGTGTACTGCTCACCACGCCAGGCGTTAAAACCGTGGGAGAAGCCAGTACCGGTCTTAACGTGCGCGGCGGTGCCGCCGATCAGAACCTGATCCTTTTCAACGAAAGCAATATTTATAACCCGTCGCATTTCTTTGGCATGTTCTCCGCATTCAATCCTGAAGTCGTGAAAGATGTGGAGCTCTTCAAAGGCAGCATTCCCGCACGTTATGGCGGAAGACTCTCCTCCGTGGTGCACATCAATGGCAGGGAAGGCAATAAAAAAGAATTCTCCGGATCTGCGGGCATTGGTCTACTCACCAGCAGAGCGTTAATTGAAGGTCCCGTTGTGAAAGACAAAGCCTCCTTTATCCTCGCCGGCCGCACTACTTACGCCGGCTGGCTGCTGAAAAGGCTTCCCAGCGAATACAGGAACAGCGAAGCCTCCTTCTATGATGTAAACGCCATTTACCACCACGAACTCAACAAGAACAATACGCTCCACCTCAGTGCGTACACGAGTCGTGACCTATTCAACCTCAACAGCGATACGTTTTACCATTATAAGAACCGGAACATCTCGGTGAAATGGAAACATGTTTTCAACAGCCGTTTCCATACCGCGTTCACGGCCGGACACGACCAGTACGCGTACAATATTTACAGCGAACAAAACCCTGTTAACGCCTACGACCTTTCCTTCAGCATCACGCAATCTTATTTCAAGGCGCACTTCAATTACCTCCTCAACAACAAGCATACGTTGGAATTCGGACTGAACACCACCAGACACAGTCTGCACTCGGGCGATTACCAGCCATTGGGCAAACAATCACTAGTAACACCCGTGGTAATGCCCGCGGAACAGGCGATGGAATCGGCGCTTTACCTCAGCGATCAATATAAGGTGAGCGCCAACTTCAGTGTGGAAGCGGGTCTGCGTTATTCCCTCTACAACTACCTCGGACCGTTCACCGTCAACAATTACGCACCCGGTGTACCGCGTCGCGAAGACAATATTCTGGGTACCACCACTTATGGCAAAGGGAAAAACATTCAAACCTACCAGGGTCCGGAGCTACGGATCGGCCTGCGGCAGATCATCACCCCCACGCTTTCCCTGAAAGCGGGATACAACAGCCTCCGGCAATACATTCACATGCTCTCCAATACAGCGGCCATGGCGCCTACCGACATCTGGAAACTGAGTGATCCCAACATCAAACCGCAGTTCGGAGACCAGGTTTCGTTCGGCATATACAAGAACATGAAGAACAATACCATTGAACTTTCAGTGGAAGGCTATTATAAAAGAATCAAAAACTACCTCGATTTCAAAAGCGGCGCGGTACTTGTCCTGAACCCGCACGTGGAAACCGATGTGATCGGCACGCGTGGAAAAGCTTATGGCGCGGAGTTCCTCCTCAAAAAAACCACGGGTAAATTCAACGGATGGATCAGCTATACTTACAGCCGCATCCTCCTGAAAGCCGACGACGCTTCTACGGGAGAATCCATCAACAACGGCAACTATTACCCGGCCAACTACGACAAACCGCACGACGCCACTTTCATCGGCAACTACCGCATATCGCACCGCTTCAGTGTTTCCTTCAACGCCACCTACAGCACCGGCAGACCCATTACGTTGCCCATCGGAAAATTCTTTTACGCCGACGGTATGCGCACTTTATATGGCGACAGGAACAGTCACCGCATCCCCGATTATTTCCGGACCGACCTCTCCCTGAACATAGAAGGAAACCACAAAGTGAAACAGAAAACCCACAACTCCTGGACGATAGGCGCGTACAACCTCACGGGAAGAAGGAACCCTTATTCCGTTTATTATGTTTCCGACAACGGCGTAATCAACGGGTACAAACTGTCCATCTTCGGAAGCATTATACCGTTTGTGAATTTCAATATAAAGTTCTAA
- a CDS encoding DUF4249 domain-containing protein: MKTSSPPSMPLLQAILIVLLWCSCRERYDENFITPDTGFLVVEGFINNGNTPTVIRLSRTIKLTDATAEEMEEGATVFIESDDNARFPLRETGPGIYTGDPINLTAGKKYRLLIQAKGKEYISAYSSIRTTPAIDSISWQRESQGVRLYVHTQDPSGEARHFQWKYEDTWETNAPFSSELRYVYDNAGKVESVWFHPNGQADAPPRRCWQQAISRSLLIGTTEHLDQSVVFLPLYAISNGSPKLSVMYSTLVKQYSISKAAYNFLLRMKKNSEQLGSIFDAQPSELIGNIRCSSDPSEPVIGFVEVTQEQTKRIFLTAADVGGWQYVFPGCEPAIVDNIGDSILKNSINMGLVPGAPYQSVPEPPPIKIITFTAYRPACVDCTLSGGSTLKPIFWP; the protein is encoded by the coding sequence ATGAAAACATCTTCTCCACCATCCATGCCACTTCTTCAGGCGATACTGATCGTACTGTTGTGGTGCAGTTGCCGGGAACGTTATGACGAGAACTTCATCACCCCCGACACCGGCTTCCTGGTGGTGGAAGGCTTCATCAACAATGGCAATACGCCTACGGTAATCCGCCTCTCGCGTACCATAAAATTAACCGATGCCACCGCGGAAGAAATGGAGGAAGGCGCCACCGTTTTTATAGAAAGCGACGACAACGCCCGCTTCCCTTTGCGGGAAACCGGTCCCGGCATTTACACCGGCGATCCCATCAACTTAACCGCCGGGAAAAAATACCGGTTGCTGATACAGGCAAAAGGAAAAGAATACATTTCAGCTTATTCATCCATACGCACAACGCCGGCAATCGACAGCATCTCCTGGCAACGCGAAAGCCAGGGTGTCCGACTCTACGTACACACGCAGGATCCTTCCGGTGAAGCGCGGCATTTTCAATGGAAGTACGAGGACACCTGGGAAACCAATGCCCCCTTTTCCTCCGAACTCAGGTACGTCTATGACAATGCCGGGAAAGTGGAATCGGTTTGGTTCCATCCCAATGGACAAGCTGATGCCCCGCCACGGCGGTGCTGGCAACAAGCCATTTCGCGCAGCCTGCTCATCGGCACCACCGAGCACCTCGACCAGAGTGTTGTTTTTCTTCCACTGTATGCCATCAGCAACGGTTCCCCGAAACTCAGCGTAATGTACAGTACGCTTGTTAAGCAATACAGCATCAGTAAAGCCGCTTATAACTTCCTGCTCCGAATGAAAAAAAATTCAGAACAACTCGGCTCCATATTCGATGCGCAGCCATCTGAACTCATCGGCAACATCCGTTGTTCAAGCGATCCCTCCGAACCGGTGATCGGCTTTGTGGAAGTAACACAGGAGCAGACAAAACGCATCTTCCTGACCGCAGCCGACGTGGGAGGCTGGCAGTATGTGTTCCCGGGATGTGAACCAGCTATAGTGGACAATATCGGCGACAGCATTCTGAAAAACAGCATCAACATGGGATTGGTTCCAGGCGCACCCTATCAATCCGTTCCTGAACCACCGCCCATTAAGATCATCACTTTCACCGCTTACCGGCCAGCTTGTGTAGACTGTACGCTTTCCGGAGGATCAACATTGAAACCGATATTCTGGCCCTAA
- a CDS encoding DUF4249 domain-containing protein gives MHPSFFLIYRLLTLLFLFSVTSCRERYDAMVLTPETGYLVVEGFINNGTEPTEIRLSRTVQLDGPSSPLPETGATVFVESNTANRFPLQETAPGIYRSAHLALNTNEQYRIHIYAKEKEYVSAYSGIQTTPGIDSISWVQNAAGVQLHVHANAPDNQSRYYQWKFDETWETNPPFVSNLVYGYDAQQRITGVEYRYPNRMNEPSFVRCWTEKQSSGILIGSTEKLEKDVVYLPIHFIEANSVKISVQYSILLKQYKLSKAAYTFLLQMKKNTEQLGSIFDAQPSEMPGNMSCLTHPGEAVIGFVEVTQEKTSRLFIHNNELRNWNYKTGCEVTIIQNNPDSITKYGLQVMPATVFMDDPNTGAITHFTAAPSFCIDCRQNGGSNIKPVFWP, from the coding sequence ATGCACCCATCTTTTTTTCTCATATACCGCTTGCTCACGCTACTATTCCTGTTCTCCGTAACCAGTTGCCGAGAACGCTACGACGCCATGGTTCTCACCCCTGAAACCGGTTACCTTGTAGTGGAAGGCTTCATCAACAACGGAACAGAACCCACCGAAATAAGGCTTTCCAGAACCGTACAACTCGATGGCCCCTCATCGCCGCTGCCGGAAACAGGCGCCACCGTGTTTGTGGAAAGCAATACCGCCAACCGATTTCCATTGCAGGAAACAGCACCCGGCATTTACCGTTCCGCGCACCTGGCACTAAACACCAACGAACAATACCGGATCCATATTTACGCGAAAGAAAAAGAATATGTTTCCGCCTACTCCGGTATCCAGACCACTCCCGGCATCGACAGCATTTCGTGGGTACAAAATGCCGCCGGGGTTCAACTGCATGTACATGCTAACGCTCCTGACAATCAGTCCAGGTACTACCAATGGAAGTTCGATGAAACCTGGGAAACCAACCCGCCTTTTGTGAGCAACCTGGTGTACGGTTACGATGCGCAACAAAGAATTACAGGTGTGGAGTACCGTTATCCGAACCGCATGAACGAACCTTCCTTTGTAAGATGCTGGACGGAAAAGCAATCATCGGGTATACTGATAGGCTCCACCGAAAAACTTGAAAAAGATGTGGTGTACCTGCCCATTCATTTTATTGAAGCCAACTCAGTAAAAATAAGCGTACAGTACAGCATTTTACTGAAACAATACAAACTGAGCAAGGCGGCCTATACCTTCTTATTGCAGATGAAAAAAAACACCGAGCAACTGGGTTCCATCTTCGATGCACAACCTTCTGAAATGCCCGGCAACATGAGCTGCCTTACCCACCCCGGAGAAGCAGTGATCGGTTTCGTGGAAGTAACCCAGGAAAAAACAAGCCGGCTTTTCATCCACAACAACGAACTCCGGAACTGGAACTATAAAACCGGGTGTGAAGTCACCATCATTCAGAACAACCCCGACAGTATTACCAAATATGGATTGCAGGTAATGCCCGCCACCGTATTCATGGATGATCCCAATACCGGCGCCATTACCCACTTTACAGCGGCACCCTCATTTTGCATAGACTGCCGGCAGAACGGAGGCTCCAATATTAAACCGGTTTTCTGGCCATAA
- a CDS encoding LacI family DNA-binding transcriptional regulator produces the protein MNIKKDITIYDLAQKLNLSTSTISRALNDNPIINKRTRKTVQETARELGYRHNTFASNLRKQKTNTIGVIVHELNSNFITSVLAGIEKVTTAAGYDLIIAHSSENHEKEVANALNFFHKRVDGVLASLSFTTHNLDHFTPFGERGVPVVFFDRVEENHDSTHVIIDNHKCGYQATKHLIEQGCKRIVLVTASLQRNVYEQRHSGYMDALRDNGIPYNKHLVLIKDLSEQCGIDAAMEIMHMDPMPDGAFITNDFTAAVCMHTLKENGLNIPGDIAVVGFNNDAIGKIVHPKLSTINYPGTDMGEVAARNLIGYLNGASELHQTKTIIVRSELIVRESSLRAESPVAVPATTGVL, from the coding sequence ATGAATATCAAGAAAGACATCACCATTTATGACCTGGCGCAGAAACTGAACCTCTCGACCTCCACGATCAGCCGTGCGCTGAACGACAACCCGATCATCAACAAAAGAACACGAAAAACCGTACAGGAAACCGCCCGTGAACTGGGTTACCGGCACAACACCTTCGCCAGCAACCTGCGCAAGCAGAAAACGAATACCATCGGCGTAATCGTCCATGAGCTGAACAGCAATTTCATCACCTCCGTGCTCGCAGGTATTGAAAAAGTGACCACCGCCGCCGGTTACGACCTTATCATCGCGCACTCTTCTGAAAACCATGAAAAAGAAGTGGCGAACGCCCTCAATTTCTTCCACAAAAGAGTAGATGGCGTACTCGCATCCCTCTCCTTCACCACACACAACCTGGACCATTTCACCCCTTTCGGGGAAAGAGGCGTTCCGGTAGTATTCTTCGACCGCGTAGAGGAGAACCACGACAGTACTCATGTGATCATCGACAACCATAAGTGTGGCTACCAGGCCACCAAACACCTGATAGAACAGGGCTGCAAAAGAATTGTACTGGTAACCGCCAGCCTGCAGCGCAACGTATATGAACAGCGACACAGCGGGTACATGGACGCCTTGCGAGACAACGGCATTCCCTACAACAAACACCTCGTACTGATCAAGGACCTCAGTGAACAATGCGGCATAGACGCCGCCATGGAGATCATGCATATGGACCCGATGCCCGACGGCGCTTTCATCACGAACGACTTCACCGCAGCCGTTTGTATGCACACGCTGAAAGAGAACGGGTTAAACATCCCGGGCGACATTGCCGTGGTTGGCTTCAACAACGACGCCATCGGCAAGATCGTTCACCCCAAACTGAGTACGATCAACTACCCCGGAACGGATATGGGAGAAGTGGCGGCCAGGAACCTGATCGGGTACCTGAATGGCGCATCGGAACTGCATCAGACGAAAACAATCATTGTACGGTCCGAACTGATCGTACGGGAATCTTCTCTTCGGGCAGAAAGCCCTGTGGCCGTACCGGCAACAACAGGCGTACTTTAA